A stretch of the Malus domestica chromosome 08, GDT2T_hap1 genome encodes the following:
- the LOC103413666 gene encoding cysteine-rich receptor-like protein kinase 29, translated as MVSSRLIRLSSICMQILLLIINVNFTQAQLGPHEIPAAYCFNGKGNYTTGSIYQTNLNSLLSNLFDANNGYGFYNSSLGENNDRVYAIGLCRGDITKEACGTCLSDTANGLTKNCPKQREAIGWLPNCMLRYSNRSIYGIMETDPAYNAFNVYNVSTGFDAFNQELSRLFNGLGGKAATGGDLRKVASGKATIPSSNITIYGLAQCTPDLSEQSCIDCLEYASGGLGSCCNGSLGVRVVTPSCSLRYELFPFVGDTNETPPPSPPLATPPANTAIPGGKKSEISRTVIITVVTVVVSLVLIMSICIYLRVKKMKEKLGGKFRSVSFYFRDEILNTEALQFDFGSIRTATNNFSEENKLGRGGFGAVYRGRLLNQEDIAVKRLSRDSSQGDIEFKNEVTLVAKLQHRNLVRLLGFCLEGNERLLIYEFVPNASLDHFIFDPVKSRHLDWDSRYKIILGIGRGLLYLHEDSRLRIIHRDMKASNILLDREMQPKIADFGMARLFDLDQTQGDTSRVVGTYGYMAPEYVMRGHFSVKSDVYSFGVLVLEIITGQKNSYFCPGGNAEDLLSYAWKSWKENTASNLIGPISKSGSIPEIMRCIHTGLLCVQPNIADRPTMATVILMLTSYSLDLPVPSQPAFYMDGGIESSSDTSLGWKDNSSVTRLDLSKSNSVEYLLHG; from the exons ATGGTTTCCTCAAGATTAATCAGATTATCGTCCATTTGTATGCAAATTTTGTTACTCATCATCAACGTTAATTTCACCCAAGCCCAGCTTGGGCCTCATGAAATTCCAGCAGCCTACTGTTTTAACGGCAAGGGCAACTACACCACTGGCAGCATCTATCAAACAAACCTCAATAGCCTCCTCTCCAACTTATTCGATGCCAACAACGGCTACGGCTTTTACAATTCCTCCCTTGGCGAAAACAACGACAGAGTTTATGCAATCGGGCTCTGTCGAGGAGATATTACAAAGGAAGCTTGCGGTACCTGCCTTTCTGACACTGCAAACGGTCTCACGAAGAATTGTCCTAAGCAGAGGGAGGCAATTGGATGGTTACCCAATTGTATGTTACGCTACTCAAACCGCTCCATATATGGCATAATGGAAACTGATCCGGCTTACAACGCTTTCAATGTATACAATGTATCCACGGGCTTTGATGCATTCAATCAAGAGCTCTCTCGCTTATTTAATGGACTAGGAGGCAAAGCAGCAACTGGTGGTGATCTTCGGAAGGTTGCATCAGGAAAGGCAACCATTCCAAGTTCTAATATAACAATATATGGTCTTGCTCAGTGCACCCCAGATTTGTCTGAGCAAAGTTGTATTGATTGCTTAGAGTATGCTTCTGGAGGTCTTGGATCATGTTGTAATGGATCACTTGGTGTGAGAGTTGTGACCCCAAGTTGTAGCTTAAGATATGAACTTTTCCCCTTTGTTGGAGATACAAATGAGACACCACCACCATCCCCACCATTAGCAACACCACCGGCCAATACTGCGATTCCAGGAG GAAAGAAGAGTGAAATTTCTCGGACTGTGATCATTACGGTTGTCACAGTTGTTGTTTCCCTGGTACTAATTATGTCGATCTGCATTTATCTGAgagtgaagaagatgaaggaaaaacTTGGAGGTAAGTTTAGATCAGTTAGTTTTTACTTCC GAGATGAAATTCTTAATACAGAAGCCTTGCAGTTTGACTTTGGCTCCATAAGAACGGCTACAAATAACTTTTCTGAAGAAAATAAGCTTGGACGAGGTGGATTTGGTGCTGTTTACAGG GGTAGGCTTTTGAACCAAGAAGATATAGCGGTTAAAAGGCTTTCTAGAGATTCTTCACAAGGAGATATAGAATTTAAAAATGAGGTCACGTTAGTGGCCAAACTTCAACACCGCAATTTAGTTAGGCTCCTTGGTTTCTGCTTGGAAGGAAACGAAAGGCTTCTTATCTATGAGTTTGTCCCTAATGCAAGCCTCGATCATTTCATATTTG ATCCGGTCAAGAGCAGACATTTGGACTGGGACAGTCGCTACAAGATCATATTAGGCATTGGCCGAGGACTCCTCTACCTTCATGAAGATTCTCGTCTTAGAATAATTCATCGTGATATGAAAGCAAGTAACATTTTGTTAGATAGAGAAATGCAACCCAAAATTGCAGATTTTGGAATGGCAAGACTGTTTGATCTTGATCAAACACAAGGTGATACCAGTCGAGTTGTAGGGACGTA TGGTTATATGGCACCTGAATATGTAATGCGCGGACACTTTTCTGTCAAGTCCGATGTGTACAGCTTCGGTGTGTTAGTTTTGGAGATAATTACTGGACAGAAAAATAGTTATTTCTGTCCTGGTGGGAATGCGGAGGACCTTCTAAGCTAT GCCTGGAAAAGTTGGAAGGAGAACACAGCTTCAAATTTAATAGGTCCCATATCGAAGAGTGGTTCAATACCAGAAATAATGAGATGCATCCACACAGGATTGTTATGTGTGCAACCAAATATAGCTGATAGGCCAACCATGGCTACAGTTATTCTCATGCTTACTAGCTACTCTCTGGATCTTCCAGTACCTTCACAACCAGCATTTTATATGGATGGTGGCATTGAATCCTCATCTGATACGTCTTTGGGATGGAAGGATAATTCTAGTGTGACAAGGTTAGATCTGTCTAAAAGCAACTCTGTAGAATATTTGCTACATGGATAG